The following proteins are co-located in the Gossypium hirsutum isolate 1008001.06 chromosome A02, Gossypium_hirsutum_v2.1, whole genome shotgun sequence genome:
- the LOC107927380 gene encoding uncharacterized protein encodes MALSGFSPAAPPVFNGEGYHIWVVKMRTYLQTFDLCENCVSDVIFTRIMACETPKQAWDKLKEEFQRTERTRQQQLLNLRREFENLKMKEEETVKKYSDRIMAVVNSIRLLGEHFSEARIVEKVLSTLPERYESKGGPADRRSTKKVPFKSKPSLPRAPFLTKARIPGQTSLKQMVQEDIHPVHTAEGQVTRPRAEAQVVEEDNDQEEQVFAVSCSAVKGKATDGWLIDSGCTNHITPDASIFKSIDRSFKTNVKVGNGHFIKVEGKGDVLISTLTGTKLVKNVLLVPEIDRNLLSIAQLLEKGYSVVFKGKECLISDPSGSKLMTVAMTEKSFIVDWNKSPDSAYTAAADESKLCHKRLSHANYMSMAQLTKEDSVENFTNSVEKERKFLTLKEVHDMHGNQTSAQIKELEAPVTSLELELKSLQAINRDMAE; translated from the exons aTGGCTTTATCAGGCTTCTCACCAGCTGCACCTCCAGTTTTCAATGGAGAAGGATATCACATTTGGGTAGTCAAGATGAGAACCTACCTCCAGACATTTGATCTATGTGAG AACTGTGTTTCTGATGTTATTTTCACCAGGATCATGGCTTGTGAGACTCCAAAGCAGGCCTGGGacaagcttaaggaggagttcCAACGTACTGAGAGGACAAGACAGCAGCAGTTGTTGAACCTGAGAAGGGAGTTCGAGAACTTAAAGATGAAGGAAGAGGAAACTGTCAAGAAGTATTCAGACAGAATTATGGCTGTagtaaacagcataaggctccttggtGAGCATTTTAGTGAAGCAAGGATTGTGGAGAAAGTGCTCTCTACCTTACCAgaaaggtatgag AGCAAAGGAGGGCCAGCAGACAGGAGGAGCACTAAGAAGGTGCCTTTCAAGTCGAAGCCAAGTCTGCCTCGAGCACCTTTTCTTACGAAGGCAAGAATACCTGGTCAAACGAGCCTAAAGCAGATGGTGCAGGAAGATATCCACCCTGTCCACACTGCAGAAGGGCAAGTCACCCGG CCAAGAGCTGAAGCTCAAGTAGTAGAAGAAGACAATGACCAAGAAGAACAAGTTTTTGCAGTTTCTTGTTCAGCTGTTAAAGGAAAAGCTACAGATGGATGGTTGATAGACAGTGGTTGCACAAACCACATAACCCCTGATGCTAGCATTTTTAAGTCAATTGACAGAAGCTTCAAAACAAATGTGAAGGTCGGAAATGGACACTTCATCAAAGTTGAAGGCAAAGGAGATGTGCTGATAAGCACTCTTACAGGTACCAAACTTGTTAAAAATGTCTTGTTAGTgcctgaaattgatagaaatttgcTTAGCATTGCTCAACTGCTTGAGAAGGGCTATTCAGTTGTATTCAAAGGTAAAGAATGCCTGATTAGTGATCCTAGTGGATCCAAGCTCATGACAGTAGCTATGACAGAAAAAAGTTTTATTGTGGACTGGAATAAGAGTCCAGATAGTGCCTACACAGCTGCTGCAGATGAATCCAAGTTGTGTCACAAGAGGCTTAGCCATGCCAACTACATGTCAATGGCTCAGCTAACCAAAGAAGATTCGGTTGAAAATTTCACTAATTCAGTTgagaaagaaaggaaattttTGACACTCAAAGAGGTGCATGATATGCATGGGAACCAAACATCTGCTCAGATAAAAGAATTAGAAGCACCTGTAACTAGCTTGGAACTTGAGTTGAAATCATTGCAAGCAATTAACAGAGATATGGCGGAGTAG
- the LOC107927474 gene encoding protein transport protein SEC23 — translation MSEMANTDPEGIDAVRMTWNVWPRTKVEASACVIPLAVSIAPIRSHPDIPTLPYAPLRCKSCSSALNAFARVDFTAKIWICPFCYQRNHFPPHYAMISETNLPCELYPQYTTVQYSLQANPDPNNPSNVPQLPPVFVFVLDMCMIEEELGFVKSAMKQALGLLPEHALVGFVSFGTQAHVHELGFSDISKVYVFRGNKEISKEQVLEQLGLGSAGRRPTAGYPKGLQNGHSNTGVNRFLLPASDCEYTLNSLLDELQTDQWPVQPGNRASRCTGVALSVATGLLGACMPGTGARIIALVGGPCTEGPGTIVSKDLSEPVRSHKDLDKDAAPYFKKAVRFYDSLAKQLVSQGHVLDLFASALDQVGVAEMKVAVERTGGLVVLAESFGHSVFKGSFRRMFKDGEQSLGLCFNGLLEINCSKDIKIQGVIGPCTSLEKKGPNVSDTVIGEGSTSAWKMCGLDKSTCLTVLFDISSTERSNAPGTANSQLYLQFLTSYQDPEGKRMLRVTTLTRQWVDSAVSTEELVHGFDQEAAAVVMARVTSLKMEMEDGFDATRWLDRNLIRVCSKFGEYRKDDASSFTLNPCFSLFPQFMFNLRRSQFVQVFNNSPDETAYFRMLLNRENITNAAVMIQPSLISYSFNSLPQPALLDVASISADRILLLDAYFSIVIFHGMTIAQWRNMGYQSQPEHQAFSQLLQAPHVDAQMIIQERFPVPRLVVCDQHGSQARFLLAKLNPSATYNNSIDMTAGSDIIFTDDVSLQIFFEHLQKLAVQS, via the exons ATGTCGGAGATGGCGAACACTGATCCCGAAGGGATTGACGCCGTACGGATGACGTGGAATGTTTGGCCACGTACTAAAGTGGAAGCGAGCGCCTGTGTTATTCCGTTAGCCGTTTCCATTGCTCCGATCCGGTCACACCCGGACATCCCGACGCTCCCTTACGCGCCTTTACGCTGCAAGTCCTGTTCTTCCGCGCTCAATGCTTTCGCGCGCGTTGATTTCACCGCCAAGATTTGGATCTGTCCGTTCTGTTACCAGCGCAATCATTTCCCGCCGCATTATGCGATGATCTCCGAGACGAACCTGCCTTGTGAACTCTACCCGCAATATACCACGGTGCAATACTCGCTTCAAGCGAATCCCGATCCAAACAACCCTTCCAATGTACCTCAATTGCCGCCGGTGTTTGTGTTCGTGTTGGACATGTGTATGATCGAGGAAGAGCTTGGTTTCGTTAAATCGGCGATGAAACAGGCTCTTGGGTTGTTGCCGGAACACGCGCTTGTTGGGTTCGTTTCGTTTGGGACTCAAGCGCATGTTCATGAATTGGGGTTCTCGGATATATCAAAGGTCTATGTTTTCAGGGGTAATAAGGAGATTTCTAAGGAACAAGTGTTGGAGCAGTTGGGCCTTGGTTCTGCTGGGCGGCGGCCGACCGCTGGATATCCGAAAGGCCTGCAAAATGGGCACTCCAATACCGGCGTTAACCGGTTTCTTTTGCCTGCTTCCGATTGCGAGTACACCCTCAATTCG TTGTTGGATGAGTTGCAAACGGATCAGTGGCCTGTACAACCGGGAAATAGGGCGTCGAGGTGCACCGGAGTGGCCTTAAGTGTTGCAACAGGATTGCTTGGAGCCTGCATGCCTGGAACTGGTGCTAGGATTATTGCTTTGGTTGGTGGTCCATGTACTGAAGGGCCGGGGACG ATTGTTTCGAAGGACTTGTCAGAACCTGTACGTTCACATAAAGATCTTGATAAGGATGCTGCACCATATTTTAAGAAAGCAGTCAGATTTTATGATAGCCTTGCAAAACAGTTAGTCAGCCAGGGTCATGTACTAGACCTTTTTGCATCTGCACTTGATCAG GTTGGGGTTGCTGAAATGAAAGTTGCAGTTGAAAGAACTGGTGGCCTTGTTGTTCTAGCTGAAAGTTTTGGTCATTCTGTATTTAAAGGTTCTTTCAGGCGTATGTTCAAGGACGGAGAACAATCTCTTGGCCTATGTTTTAA TGGCCTGCTTGAGATCAACTGTTCAAAAGACATCAAAATTCAAGGGGTCATTGGACCTTGCACTTCTTTGGAGAAG AAAGGACCTAACGTCTCTGACACAGTCATTGGTGAGGGGAGCACTTCAGCATGGAAAATGTGTGGCCTTGACAAGAGTACATGCTTGACGGTTTTATTTGATATTTCATCAACTGAGCGATCAAATGCCCCAGGAACGGCAAATTCACAGCTTTATTTGCAGTTTCTTACAAG TTATCAAGACCCTGAAGGTAAAAGAATGCTTCGAGTTACTACTTTGACAAGACAATGGGTAGACAGTGCTGTTAGTACAGAG GAATTAGTACATGGTTTTGATCAAGAGGCTGCTGCTGTTGTAATGGCAAGAGTAACTTCTCTGAAAATGGAGATGGAG GATGGGTTTGATGCTACACGGTGGTTGGATCGGAATCTCATTCGAGTTTGTTCCAAATTTGGAGAGTATCGGAAGGATGATGCATCATCTTTTACATTAAACCCTTGCTTTTCTTTGTTCCCTCAATTTATGTTTAATCTACGACGGTCACAATTTGTTCAG GTTTTTAACAACAGTCCTGATGAAACTGCCTACTTTCGAATGTTACTAAACAGAGAAAACATTACAAATGCAGCTGTTATGATTCAGCCATCATTAATATCGTATTCATTCAACTCGCTGCCTCAACCAGCATTATTGGACGTGGCTTCCATTTCAGCTGATCGTATTCTCTTGCTAGATGCATATTTCAGTATTGTTATATTCCATGGTATGACAATAGCACAGTGGCGCAACATGGGTTACCAGAGTCAGCCTGAACATCAG GCATTTTCACAGCTTTTGCAAGCACCTCATGTTGATGCCCAAATGATTATTCAGGAGCGCTTCCCTGTCCCTAgattggttgtatgtgatcaaCATGGATCCCAG GCAAGATTTTTGTTAGCAAAATTGAACCCATCAGCAACATACAATAATTCCATTGACATGACTGCCGGATCAGATATAATCTTTACAGACGATGTAAGCCTACAAATCTTCTTCGAGCATCTCCAGAAGTTGGCCGTGCAATCTTGA
- the LOC107927381 gene encoding protein PUTATIVE RECOMBINATION INITIATION DEFECT 1: MMFDDPQEPDISFAADHYPDQEQENIQCSQGHRTTLSIRTQQGGSICLLCLSNLISNPRAPTLHVSYVLSQLSDALSQPLFLTSLLSFHPHFLISPLLHALSSFDDDPIAQQLIDIISALCASASDSVTADFIAQVAEKLSSGALAWSRRQLYMLHCLGILLNCQINDPCMHIREKEALVSNLVAGLQLPSDEIRGKILFVLYKLSIQGYASRDGLGANVLQAFCPSLLRLSMEALLKTQRDDVRLNGVAFLMLLAQIGLFGNGHGNDINSLSSDEADHLMQTIEDGLDESQLSVLFAEAIKGPLLSSDSQVQISTLDLIFHYLTCGDAFSKQIQILIEENIVDYVFEILRLSECKDPLVYSCVRVLNLFPCTEQSFRQRLIIGFQTLIPVLRYVAEVPFHPAQTFTLMLIQNCVSDCPGIASTSNIEELALILSRMLERHRDGEIGMIPETFLLVCSIFVALLKFPSSQGASNLAAFLQESLKHAVLACLTISEKDPGQLLHCLYLLKEAYSYSHEACCANTSSNLELRTCIVDICTSHILPWFSMAVNELDEETVMGVFETFHFILIQNPDVQATELAKVLLSSSWFCFSFGCLGLFPAEKMKWRVYLMLSSLVEVLLGNQAGQPIRDAVFSLPSDPIDLLFLLGQKNSHDLDLSSCQAAVLLLLHFSCLHDDWLADERSVLASLEQYILVNSGDFLSGSIDSLTMMQVLNLYGLCRGLAKASNQVSHSLEAERILFHMLCQSEWDLPSAVIHPVAVTWLFQQEKISKPLSCQLLKFCRRDCSDGNRILIHRDNNQTIDVRVIADLVARRDNHAAKLLMCLLVELAEEGAQNQDIIAVVNLILTVINIFPTASDQLCLHGIGNAILMVVYYNSSHSSSSELLLATLLLLFNILSTVHHETLSDGESWLALSTKLIDCLIPAVRKYGWNHEGLLLVGILSLILHNSSSHALIEASKSIIFNASLISTINSTVQVVSSKGPALIEHDEGTSSGENLIFLLLLYYFTLRCFHAVLPEVPDWETFLKSPDMAQPVSIINIHFHDLCRMIHFGSPMVKLVASSCLLEFLSGISYQKKGKHVESQCFMGYIMSIMTVLEGQVFNDNIRVAMNCCLCLSIILGWEKELEMQESRVVRSSWYRLIVEEMAMSLAVPCLASKSFINYHKPAVHLTVALLKLEKIPEWIRTVFDDVSISCIIENLKVMDVTPEMVLLFRALLNSGFLKAEHIASLNHVFQACRKRMYNNSKEHTTDKNDQKSVTWSDEVGEICEYLIHLMVSSSDTNSGNKRLFQEIEMFFRSLTEEGSTAQL, from the exons ATGATGTTTGATGATCCGCAAGAACCGGATATCTCCTTCGCCGCCGATCATTATCCCGATCAAGAACAGGAGAATATCCAATGCTCTCAAGGCCACCGCACCACCTTATCCATTCGCACCCAACAAGGCGGCTCCATCTGCCTCCTTTGCCTCTCTAACCTCATCTCCAACCCACGCGCTCCCACTCTCCATGTCTCCTACGTTCTCTCCCAACTCTCCGACGCCCTTTCTCAACCCCTTTTCCTCACCTCCCTCCTTTCCTTCCACCCTCACTTCCTCATCTCCCCTCTCCTCCACGCGCTCTCTTCCTTCGACGATGATCCCATCGCTCAACAACTCATTGATATAATCTCCGCTCTTTGCGCTTCTGCTAGTGATTCTGTCACCGCAGATTTCATTGCGCAAGTTGCCGAAAAACTCTCTTCTGGCGCGTTAGCGTGGAGTCGAAGGCAGCTTTATATG CTGCATTGCTTAGGAATTCTTTTGAACTGCCAAATAAATGATCCTTGTATGCACATCAGAGAGAAAGAAGCTCTAGTATCCAATTTGGTAGCTGGTCTTCAATTGCCAAG CGATGAAATCCGAGGAAAGATTCTTTTTGTTCTGTATAAACTATCTATTCAAGGATATGCATCTAGAGATGGTTTAGGAGCAAATGTTCTTCAGGCCTTTTGTCCTAGTCTGTTGCGTTTGTCAATGGAGGCACTTCTGAAAACCCAAAGAGATGATGTACGATTGAATGGAGTAG CATTTCTAATGCTCTTGGCACAAATTGGATTGTTTGGAAATGGACATGGAAATGATATAAACAGCTTGAGTTCTGATGAAGCAGACCACTTAATGCAAACGATAGAAGATGGACTAGATGAATCCCAATTAAGCGTATTGTTTGCTGAGGCCATCAAAGGCCCACTTCTTTCATCTGACAGCCAAGTGCAAATCAGCACATTGGATCTGATTTTCCACTACTTGACGTGTGGAGATGCTTTCTCCAAACAGATTCAGATTTTGATAGAAGAAAATATTGTGGATTATGTGTTTGAGATATTAAGATTGTCAG AATGCAAGGATCCCCTTGTCTACTCTTGTGTTAGGGTTCTTAATCTCTTTCCCTGTACTGAGCAGTCTTTCAGACAAAGGCTTATTATTGGTTTCCAAACTCTGATTCCGGTGCTTCGTTATGTGGCTGAAGTTCCTTTCCATCCTGCTCAAACATTCACACTTATGCTTATACAAAACTGTGTTTCTGATTGCCCTGGAATAGCATCAACCTCTAATATTGAAGAATTAGCTCTTATTTTGTCAAGGATGCTTGAAAGGCATAGAGATGGGGAAATTGGCATGATTCCAGAGACTTTCCTATTGGTTTGTTCAATCTTTGTAGCTCTTTTAAAATTCCCTTCTTCTCAAGGGGCTTCAAATCTTGCAGCATTTCTTCAAGAATCATTGAAACATGCTGTTTTAGCTTGTCTGACTATCTCTGAGAAAGATCCAGGTCAACTCTTACATTGTTTATACCTTCTTAAAGAAGCATATTCATACAGTCACGAAGCGTGCTGTGCAAACACATCTAGCAACTTGGAACTGCGAACTTGTATTGTGGACATATGTACCTCACATATATTACCTTGGTTTTCCATGGCTGTTAACGAACTTGATGAGGAAACTGTCATGGGGGTATTCGAAACATTCCATTTTATACTGATTCAGAATCCTGATGTCCAAGCAACAGAACTAGCAAAAGTCCTACTTTCATCCTCTTGGTTCTGTTTTTCATTTGGATGTCTCGGACTATTTCCTGCTGAAAAGATGAAATGGAGAGTATATCTAATGCTCAGTTCACTTGTGGAAGTTCTTTTGGGAAATCAAGCTGGACAACCAATTAGAGATGCTGTTTTTTCTCTTCCATCTGATCCTATTGATTTGCTGTTTCTGCTTGGGCAGAAGAACTCCCATGATTTAGATTTGTCTTCTTGCCAAGCTGCAGTTTTGTTGCTTTTGCATTTCAGTTGCCTGCATGATGACTG GCTTGCAGATGAGAGATCGGTTTTAGCTTCTCTGGAGCAATATATTCTTGTTAACAGTGGAGATTTCCTCTCCGGGAGCATTGATTCCTTGACAATGATGCAAGTGTTGAATCTTTACGGCCTATGTAGAGGTCTTGCTAAGGCAAGCAATCAAGTTTCTCACAGCCTGGAAGCTGAGAGGATCTTGTTCCATATGCTGTGTCAAAGTGAATGGGATTTGCCTTCTGCAGTGATTCATCCAGTTGCAGTGACATGGTTGTTCCAACAGGAGAAAATCAGCAAACCATTATCATGCCAACTTCTAAAATTCTGCAGAAGAGATTGCTCAGATGGAAACAGAATACTCATCCATAGGGACAATAATCAAACTATAGATGTAAGAGTAATTGCAGACTTGGTAGCTAGGAGAGATAACCATGCTGCAAAGCTTTTGATGTGTTTATTGGTAGAGCTTGCTGAGGAAGGAGCCCAAAATCAAGACATTATAGCAGTAGTAAATCTTATATTAACAGTCATTAACATCTTTCCAACTGCCTCGGACCAACTATGCTTGCATGGAATAGGCAATGCAATATTAATGGTAGTTTATTACAATTCAAGTCATTCTTCTTCCTCAGAGTTACTTCTGGCCACCTTACTTCTGCTATTTAACATTCTAAGTACAGTGCACCATGAAACACTTTCTGATGGCGAATCTTGGCTTGCATTGTCTACAAAG TTGATAGACTGCTTAATTCCTGCAGTTAGAAAGTATGGCTGGAATCATGAAGGTCTACTTTTAGTGGGAATTCTCTCCTTGATTTTGCATAATTCTTCTAGCCATGCACTCATTGAGGCTTCGAAAAGTATAATTTTCAATGCTTCCTTGATCTCTACCATCAACAGCACAGTCCAGGTTGTCTCTTCAAAGGGACCTGCTCTAATAGAGCATGATGAGGGAACAAGCTCTGGCGAAAAcctaatatttttacttttgttATACTACTTCACCTTAAGATG CTTCCATGCCGTTTTACCAGAGGTTCCAGACTGGGAAACTTTCCTCAAGTCGCCAGATATGGCACAACCAGTTTCCATAATCAATATTCACTTCCATGATTTGTGCAGGATGATACATTTTGGGTCTCCAATGGTCAAGCTTGTTGCTTCATCTTGCCTGTTGGAGTTTCTTTCAGGAATATCATATCAGAAAAAAGGGAAACATGTGGAGTCACAGTGCTTCATGGGTTACATAATGTCCATAATGACTGTATTAGAAGGTCAGGTATTTAACGATAACATTCGGGTAGCAATGAACTGTTGCCTTTGCTTATCAATAATTTTAGGGTGGGAAAAAGAACTAGAAATGCAGGAATCAAGAGTTGTGAGAAGTAGCTGGTATAGACTAATTGTGGAGGAAATGGCTATGTCTTTGGCAGTTCCATGCTTAGCATCAAAATCATTCATCAATTACCACAAACCTGCTGTTCATCTTACTGTCGCATTGCTAAAACTCGAGAAGATTCCCGAGTGGATCCGAACCGTGTTCGATGACGTTTCCATATCTTGTATAATCGAAAACCTTAAAGTCATGGATGTTACCCCTGAGATGGTGCTTTTATTTCGAGCTCTACTAAACTCTGGATTCTTGAAGGCAGAGCATATAGCCAGTCTTAATCATGTATTCCAG GCATGCAGAAAACGCATGTACAACAACAGTAAAGAACATACGACAGATAAGAATGATCAGAAGAGTGTGACGTGGTCAGATGAGGTGGGAGAAATTTGTGAGTATCTCATTCACTTGATGGTATCTTCTTCAGACACAAATTCTGGGAACAAAAGATTGTTTCAAGAAATAGAAATGTTTTTCCGCAGTTTAACAGAAGAAGGTAGTACAGCTCAACTATAA